DNA from Bradyrhizobium japonicum USDA 6:
CGCTTGGGCTAACCCTTGGGCTGGATGCCGTCGCGCACGGCGCGGAAGCGGGTGAAGGCGGCCGACCACTGGTCGCGCGGGGCGCTGGCGATGATGCGCAGCGAGGCGCCGCCGCTCGAGAAGCGGATCCACTGCACCACGGTCACGGGCGTCTTGTCCTTGCCGCTGACGCCATCGATCCGGGTCTCGAAACCCTGCTGGCCGTTGATGCGGATCGGCTCGGACATGGTGACGCGCGACTCGCGCACGCCGGGGATCTGGAGCGCCGCCTCCTGGGCGAAACGGGCGCGGTCGTCGGCCTGCTGCGGGGTGGCGCCGATCAGGCCGAGGATCATGAACGGCTTCGACTCATAGCCCGTGGCCTCGTTGCCGTCGGCCAGGATGATGCTGGAGCCCGGCGCCAGGGTGCGGATGTCCTTGAAGTCGGCGAGATCGGTGATCTTGAACGGCATCAGCGCGATCTGCTCTTCGGCCGAGACCTGCTTGCGGGTGACGGCGCTCGCAAACATCTGCCGCACCGCTTCGTCGGTGTAGATCTTGGTCGCGTTCTCCGGGATCTGCACCGCGACATAGCCGGAGAAGCCGGCGCCCGGCACGATCATCGAGTAGCGCTTCACCGGCGTCTCGCCGGCCTTGCCGCTTTCCGTGGTGAAATAGGCAAGACCCGCGGGGGTCTCGATCTTGTCCTGCTTGACGCCGGCGGTGCCGCCGGGATTGGAATTGAAGGCGCTCACGACCTCGCCATAGGCCGCCGGCGGCAGCTCGGTGATCAGCACCTTGACGCTGCCGTCCTCGCTCTCGAAGCCCGGAAACGTCTTGGCCGTGCTGAGGCCAACCAGCGGCACCATGCCGAGACGCAGGCCGGGCGGGAAAACGGCATCGGCCGCGAGGGCCGGAAGCGCTGTGGCGACGAGGACGGCGAGCGCGGCGAGGGGGCGGATGAGCTGCATGGGCACTCTGATTGGTTCACATTGAGGCCGTTCGATGGTCGGCCATTGGGCCGCTTTGTCGCGCGAAGCCGCCTCGATGGCGGCGGTCCGGCCGCCCGCCTTTTAACGGGTTTGGCCCGCCGGTAACAGGGCGGGGCAGATCACGGCGGGGGGGCCGGCTGACGCCTGAACCTGTTAATAATTCATCACCTGCAAGGGCGGTTGAGCCCGGATATGATCTTCCAAAACCCAATGTTTTCACGGCCGAAACTTGCGTTCGGTCCTTGCGGGCCCCTCCCCCCCTCCTATATGAGCGTCAACCATCGCAATATCGCGGATGTTTGATCTTAGGGGGTTTGGATCGGGTGCCTCTTGGGCCCAGCCAACCTGCCGCAAAAACAAGGATATCAGGACCATGGGAAAGGTCATTGGGATCGACCTCGGCACCACGAATTCGTGCGTCGCCGTGATGGATGGCAAGAACGCCAAAGTCATCGAGAATTCCGAAGGCATGCGCACGACGCCTTCGATCGTCGCCGTGACGGACGACGGTGAGCGCCTCGTCGGCCAGCCTGCCAAGCGCCAGGCCGTTACCAATCCCGAGCGTACGTTCTTCGCAGTGAAGCGCCTCATCGGCCGCCGCTACGACGACCCGATGGTCGAGAAGGACAAGAAGCTCGTTCCGTACAAGATCGTGAAGGCTTCCAACGGCGACGCCTGGGTCGAGGCCGACGGCCAGACCTACTCGCCCTCGCAGGTGTCTGCGTTCATCCTGCAGAAGATGAAGGAGACCGCGGAGGCCCATCTCGGCCAGAAGGTCGACCAGGCCGTCATCACCGTTCCCGCTTACTTCAACGACGCCCAGCGCCAGGCGACCAAGGACGCCGGCAAGATCGCGGGCCTTGAAGTGCTGCGCATCATCAACGAGCCGACCGCGGCCGCGCTCGCCTATGGTCTGGACAAGACCAAGACCGGCACGATCGCCGTGTACGATCTCGGCGGCGGCACGTTCGATATCTCCATTCTCGAAATCGGCGACGGCGTGTTCGAGGTGAAGTCGACCAACGGCGACACCTTCCTCGGCGGCGAAGACTTCGACATGCGCCTCGTGGGTTATCTGGCCGACGAGTTCCAGAAGGAGCAGGGCATCAACCTGCGCAACGACAAGCTCGCGTTGCAGCGCCTGAAGGAAGCCGCTGAAAAGGCCAAGATCGAGCTGTCGTCGACGACGCAGACCGAGATCAACCTGCCCTTCATCACCGCGGACCAGACCGGCCCGAAGCATCTGACGATGAAGCTCACCCGCGCCAAGTTCGAGGCGCTGGTCGACGACCTCGTCCAGAAGACGGTCGAGCCCTGCCGCAAGGCGCTGAAGGACGCCGGCGTGACCGCCGGTGAGATCGGCGAAGTCGTTCTGGTCGGCGGCATGTCGCGCATGCCGAAGGTCCAGGAAGTCGTGAAGCAGCTGTTCGGCAAGGAGCCGCACAAGGGCGTCAACCCGGACGAAGTCGTGGCGATCGGTGCCGCGATCCAGGCCGGCGTGCTCCAGGGCGACGTCAAGGACGTGCTGCTGCTCGACGTGACCCCGCTGTCGCTGGGCATCGAGACGCTGGGCGGCGTATTCACCCGCATCATCGACCGCAACACCACGATCCCGACCAAGAAGAGCCAGGTGTTCTCGACTGCCGAGGACAACCAGAACGCGGTCACGATCCGCGTCTTCCAGGGCGAGCGTGAAATGGCCGCCGACAACAAGATGCTCGGCCAGTTCGACCTGATGGGCATTCCGCCGGCCCCGCGCGGCATGCCGCAGATCGAGGTGACGTTCGACATCGACGCCAACGGCATCGTCAACGTCTCGGCCAAGGACAAGGCCACGGCCAAGGAGCAGCAGATCCGCATCCAGGCCTCCGGCGGCCTGTCGGAAGCCGACATCGAGAAGATGGTCAAGGACGCCGAGGCCAATGCCGAGGCGGACAAGAAGCGCCGCGAGGCCGTCACCGCCAAGAACGAGGCGGATGGCCTGGTGCACTCCACCGAGAAGGCCCTGGCCGAGCACGGTTCGAAGGTCGCAGAGACCGAGCGCCGCGCCATCGAGGATGCCGTCAGCGACCTCAAGGAAGCGCTGAAGGGCGACGACGCCGAGGCGATCAAGGCCAAGACCCAGACGCTGGCCCAGGCTTCGATGAAGCTCGGCGAGGCCATGTACAAGCAGCAGGCCGAGGCCGACGCCAAGAAGGATGCGGCCAAGGACGACGTGGTCGACGCGGAATTCACCGAAGTCGACGACGACAAGAACAACAAGAAGTCCGCTTAAGCCCCAAGAGGGTGTGATGCGGACGGCTTGGACCCCACACGCACAATCGGCCTCCCCCCTCAGGGGGGAGGCTTTCGTGTCGGGGCGGACGGGGCACCTTCCCGTTACGATCGATCAATTCCCAGCCGTTATTCTCAACTCTGCCGTGCAGCCCTCTTCTGCAAATCGGAAGGCTGCCTATATCGTCGCGTGGCGACGTTGTTTCGCTCCGACTTGAATCGCGATTGGATAGACCGGGTCCGACATGTCCACCAAGCGCTGCTACTACGAAACGCTCGAAGTCGAACGCACTGCCGACGATTCCGTCCTGAAATCGTCCTTCCGCAAGCTTGCGATGAAATTCCATCCGGACCGCAATCCCGGGGACGACAC
Protein-coding regions in this window:
- the dnaK gene encoding molecular chaperone DnaK, coding for MGKVIGIDLGTTNSCVAVMDGKNAKVIENSEGMRTTPSIVAVTDDGERLVGQPAKRQAVTNPERTFFAVKRLIGRRYDDPMVEKDKKLVPYKIVKASNGDAWVEADGQTYSPSQVSAFILQKMKETAEAHLGQKVDQAVITVPAYFNDAQRQATKDAGKIAGLEVLRIINEPTAAALAYGLDKTKTGTIAVYDLGGGTFDISILEIGDGVFEVKSTNGDTFLGGEDFDMRLVGYLADEFQKEQGINLRNDKLALQRLKEAAEKAKIELSSTTQTEINLPFITADQTGPKHLTMKLTRAKFEALVDDLVQKTVEPCRKALKDAGVTAGEIGEVVLVGGMSRMPKVQEVVKQLFGKEPHKGVNPDEVVAIGAAIQAGVLQGDVKDVLLLDVTPLSLGIETLGGVFTRIIDRNTTIPTKKSQVFSTAEDNQNAVTIRVFQGEREMAADNKMLGQFDLMGIPPAPRGMPQIEVTFDIDANGIVNVSAKDKATAKEQQIRIQASGGLSEADIEKMVKDAEANAEADKKRREAVTAKNEADGLVHSTEKALAEHGSKVAETERRAIEDAVSDLKEALKGDDAEAIKAKTQTLAQASMKLGEAMYKQQAEADAKKDAAKDDVVDAEFTEVDDDKNNKKSA